The following is a genomic window from Pseudomonadota bacterium.
TCTGCGATTCCTGGTATGCAGAACATACCCCAATCGGACTTATGTATGGACTCAGAAGCAGCTCGGAGATAAACTTCATCAGTTTCCGCAGCTATGCCCTTACCTTTCTCAGATGCCCCAAGTCCCATGCCGTGACCCACTTCAATCAAGTCGAAGCCGACATCTTCAAGAGCTTTACAAATTTGTCTGGTATCATCCTCGGTAAATTGGAAGTTGTTTTCGTAGCTGCCATCTCGCAAGGTGCATTCAAGTATTCTGGGTTTTTCCATCTCAATCACCTCGTTGTATTTCTTTCTGACGGAAATTATTTATTGATTGAAATCTTTGTCGGTACATCCTTCGGCGAATTTTTGAAAGTCTGAAGACTGATCAAAATTCAAATAAATAATCATTTACAGCAAATGAAAGTTATTCAACTATAAATCTTTCTAATTATGATTTTTGCATCAGAAACCAAGTAATGTCATCTTGAGGAAAAGCTGGGTCACGGCGATACAAAAAACCATAATCTACCAGTTTTAGGTCAGGGTACTTTCCCAGCATTTCTCCCGCAAAATCCCTTTTAAACAAGCGGTCCACATGACCCCGATACGGAATGGATATGGGGGTGGGGCTGTAATATTCACACACTAATATTAGCCTGTTTGATGCCTGATATAATTTTTCGTAAACAGAATCCAGTATGTCTGGATTAATATGAATCAGGACGCCTTTTATCAATGAGAGATCCACTTTATCGACTATCGGATATTCGAGAATTGAACCTTCAAACACATTGCTCTCGCCAACCAAGTTTGTGAGTTGCTTTACGGCATTGTGGTTGATTTCAATCGCCTTCAGATGAATACTTGGATAAAGAAGTTGAAGCGCTTTCAGGTTTATTCCTATGTTCGCCCCGAATTCAAGGCAGGATGTAACCAACCCCGCATGTTTAAGAGCTTTTAAGAAAAGATTCAGGTTTGATGCCAGGCCTTGCACGCTGCTGTTCCGGCCAATGTAGTCAGTACCAAACTCACCAGCCCAAAATTCCTCTTGGGGTGTTTTGAATTTTTCAACCATATTAATCTCCGACAATAATTATCTTAAAATGTCCTTAGACAGGGAATTTTGCGCTATTAAAGACCTCAAACATCAATTCGGCTCGTTGCCAATCTTCGATAGTATCAATATCAACCACACGCCAACTGGGGATACCCAAGCCAGCACCATGCTTGTGAATTATCTTTCCTTCTAGCCATGTTTGTGTCAAACCCCAATAAAATTGACCTGCATCATAATAGGCTGGCTCAAGATCTTGAGTTCGAAACGGTACATATTGATTATAAAATGGTTCCATTAAACCATTCGGTAATTGACGAAGTGCACGCTCGATAGCTGAGGGAAAGACGGTAACAGGAAACACATAACCCAAGTCATTCGTTTCCAGCATGTGCAATCCAGCCACAAGATCTGCCACCTGAACAAAAGGCGCAGTCGCATAAATGCAGCACACTGCTGTTACGTCTAAACCCTGATCCAAAGTCCATTGTGTTGCATGAGAGATGACTTCGGTGGTGCCCGCATAGTCATTCGAGAGTTCATCCGGCCGTATGAAAGGCACTTCTGCGCCCCAAAGTTTAGACACCTCTGCGATCTCCTGGTCATCGGTGGAAACGATAATGCGATCAAACAGACCAGATGTTTTTGCTGCTTCAATAGGCCAGGCGATTATGGGCTTGCCGGCAAAGAGCTTGATATTCTTGCGGGGGATGCGTTTGCTTCCGCCGCGAGCGGGAATGATAGCGATGTTCATCAGCTTGTTGCCTCCCTTAATGCGGTTACCACTTGATTCTGTTGAGTTTCCGTCAGCCCCGGATATATCGGTATGCTGATCGCTTCGGCATAAAATTGTTCAGCTTCCGGGCAATATCCTGTCTCGAAACCCATGTCTGCATAATACGGCTGGCGGTACACAGGGATGTAGTGCAAATTTACGAGAATATTCGCCTCATGCAGAGCTTCATATACTTGACAATGTGTTTTATTTATTTCAGTCAACTTCAAACGAATAACATAGAGATGAAAACCGGAATAACCGTCTGAGTATTGAAATGGCGTAACCACGGGCAGACCGGATAACATCTGGTCATATCGTTTTGCAATTATTTGCCTCTTAGTAACGAATTCGTCCAGTCGCTGCAATTGGCTTAAACCAAGGGCAGCAAGTATGTCAGTCATGCGGTAATTGAAACCCAAATCTATTTGCTGGTAGTTCCAGATTTCATCCGGTGTCCGAGGATGCATGGCTGCCGCATCGCTGGTAATGCCATGGCTTCGGAGCAGCCGTAATCGCTTGGCCAAT
Proteins encoded in this region:
- a CDS encoding pseudaminic acid biosynthesis-associated methylase, translated to MVEKFKTPQEEFWAGEFGTDYIGRNSSVQGLASNLNLFLKALKHAGLVTSCLEFGANIGINLKALQLLYPSIHLKAIEINHNAVKQLTNLVGESNVFEGSILEYPIVDKVDLSLIKGVLIHINPDILDSVYEKLYQASNRLILVCEYYSPTPISIPYRGHVDRLFKRDFAGEMLGKYPDLKLVDYGFLYRRDPAFPQDDITWFLMQKS
- the pseF gene encoding pseudaminic acid cytidylyltransferase, which encodes MNIAIIPARGGSKRIPRKNIKLFAGKPIIAWPIEAAKTSGLFDRIIVSTDDQEIAEVSKLWGAEVPFIRPDELSNDYAGTTEVISHATQWTLDQGLDVTAVCCIYATAPFVQVADLVAGLHMLETNDLGYVFPVTVFPSAIERALRQLPNGLMEPFYNQYVPFRTQDLEPAYYDAGQFYWGLTQTWLEGKIIHKHGAGLGIPSWRVVDIDTIEDWQRAELMFEVFNSAKFPV